One Perognathus longimembris pacificus isolate PPM17 chromosome 2, ASM2315922v1, whole genome shotgun sequence DNA segment encodes these proteins:
- the Ctbp2 gene encoding C-terminal-binding protein 2 isoform X2 produces the protein MNGPLHPRPLVALLDGRDCTVEMPILKDLATVAFCDAQSTQEIHEKVLNEAVGAMMYHTITLTREDLEKFKALRVIVRIGSGYDNVDIKAAGELGIAVCNIPSAAVEETADSTVCHILNLYRRNTWLYQALREGTRVQSVEQIREVASGAARIRGETLGLIGFGRTGQAVAVRAKAFGFSVIFYDPYLQDGIERSLGVQRVYTLQDLLYQSDCVSLHCNLNEHNHHLINDFTIKQMRQGAFLVNAARGGLVDEKALAQALKEGRIRGAALDVHESEPFSFAQGPLKDAPNLICTPHTAWYSEQASLEMREAAATEIRRAITGRIPESLRNCVNKEFFVTSAPWSVIDQQAIHPELNGATYRYPPGIVGVAPGGLPAAMEGIIPGGIPVTHNLPTVAHPSQAPSPNQPTKHGDNREHPNEQ, from the exons ATGAACGGCCCCCTGCACCCCCGCCCCCTGGTGGCCCTGCTGGACGGCAGAGACTGCACGGTGGAGATGCCCATCCTGAAGGACCTGGCCACCGTGGCCTTCTGCGACGCGCAGTCCACTCAGGAAATCCACGAGAAG GTGTTAAACGAGGCTGTGGGGGCCATGATGTACCACACCATCACGCTCACCCGGGAGGACCTCGAGAAGTTCAAGGCCCTCCGGGTCATCGTGCGCATCGGCAGCGGCTATGACAACGTGGACATCAAGGCCGCCGGCGAGCTTG GCATCGCCGTGTGCAACATCCCGTCGGCAGCCGTGGAGGAGACCGCCGACTCCACCGTCTGCCACATCCTCAACCTGTACCGGAGGAACACGTGGCTGTACCAGGCGCTGCGGGAAGGCACGCGGGTGCAGAGCGTGGAGCAGATCCGCGAGGTGGCCTCGGGAGCGGCCCGGATCCGCGGCGAGACGCTGGGCCTCATCGGCTTCG GTCGCACAGGGCAGGCAGTTGCTGTTCGAGCCAAGGCTTTTGGATTCAGCGTCATATTTTATGACCCCTACTTGCAGGACGGCATAGAGCGGTCTTTGGGCGTGCAGAGGGTCTACACCCTGCAGGACCTGCTGTATCAGAGCGACTGTGTTTCCCTGCACTGCAATCTCAACGAACATAACCACCACCTCATCAATGACTTTACCATCAAGCAG aTGAGGCAGGGGGCGTTCCTGGTGAACGCAGCCCGCGGTGGCCTGGTGGATGAGAAAGCCTTAGCCCAGGCCCTCAAGGAGGGCAGGATACGAGGCGCGGCCCTGGACGTGCACGAATCGGAGCCCTTTAG CTTTGCCCAGGGTCCGCTCAAAGACGCGCCAAATCTCATCTGTACCCCCCACACGGCCTGGTACAGTGAGCAGGCCTCCCTAGAGATGAGGGAAGCAGCCGCCACGGAGATCCGCCGAGCCATCACAG GTCGCATCCCAGAAAGCTTAAGAAACTGTGTCAACAAGGAATTCTTTGTCACATCAGCTCCTTGGTCAGTAATAGACCAGCAAGCAATTCATCCCGAGCTCAATGGTGCCACATACAG GTATCCGCCGGGCATCGTGGGTGTGGCCCCGGGAGGACTCCCCGCAGCCATGGAAGGGATCATCCCCGGAGGCATCCCGGTGACTCACAACCTCCCCACGGTGGCCCACCCCTCCCAGGCGCCCTCTCCCAACCAGCCCACAAAACACGGGGACAATCGAGAGCACCCCAACGAGCAATAG
- the Ctbp2 gene encoding C-terminal-binding protein 2 isoform X1 — protein MALVDKHKVKRQRLDRICEGIRPQIMNGPLHPRPLVALLDGRDCTVEMPILKDLATVAFCDAQSTQEIHEKVLNEAVGAMMYHTITLTREDLEKFKALRVIVRIGSGYDNVDIKAAGELGIAVCNIPSAAVEETADSTVCHILNLYRRNTWLYQALREGTRVQSVEQIREVASGAARIRGETLGLIGFGRTGQAVAVRAKAFGFSVIFYDPYLQDGIERSLGVQRVYTLQDLLYQSDCVSLHCNLNEHNHHLINDFTIKQMRQGAFLVNAARGGLVDEKALAQALKEGRIRGAALDVHESEPFSFAQGPLKDAPNLICTPHTAWYSEQASLEMREAAATEIRRAITGRIPESLRNCVNKEFFVTSAPWSVIDQQAIHPELNGATYRYPPGIVGVAPGGLPAAMEGIIPGGIPVTHNLPTVAHPSQAPSPNQPTKHGDNREHPNEQ, from the exons GTATCCGACCCCAGATCATGAACGGCCCCCTGCACCCCCGCCCCCTGGTGGCCCTGCTGGACGGCAGAGACTGCACGGTGGAGATGCCCATCCTGAAGGACCTGGCCACCGTGGCCTTCTGCGACGCGCAGTCCACTCAGGAAATCCACGAGAAG GTGTTAAACGAGGCTGTGGGGGCCATGATGTACCACACCATCACGCTCACCCGGGAGGACCTCGAGAAGTTCAAGGCCCTCCGGGTCATCGTGCGCATCGGCAGCGGCTATGACAACGTGGACATCAAGGCCGCCGGCGAGCTTG GCATCGCCGTGTGCAACATCCCGTCGGCAGCCGTGGAGGAGACCGCCGACTCCACCGTCTGCCACATCCTCAACCTGTACCGGAGGAACACGTGGCTGTACCAGGCGCTGCGGGAAGGCACGCGGGTGCAGAGCGTGGAGCAGATCCGCGAGGTGGCCTCGGGAGCGGCCCGGATCCGCGGCGAGACGCTGGGCCTCATCGGCTTCG GTCGCACAGGGCAGGCAGTTGCTGTTCGAGCCAAGGCTTTTGGATTCAGCGTCATATTTTATGACCCCTACTTGCAGGACGGCATAGAGCGGTCTTTGGGCGTGCAGAGGGTCTACACCCTGCAGGACCTGCTGTATCAGAGCGACTGTGTTTCCCTGCACTGCAATCTCAACGAACATAACCACCACCTCATCAATGACTTTACCATCAAGCAG aTGAGGCAGGGGGCGTTCCTGGTGAACGCAGCCCGCGGTGGCCTGGTGGATGAGAAAGCCTTAGCCCAGGCCCTCAAGGAGGGCAGGATACGAGGCGCGGCCCTGGACGTGCACGAATCGGAGCCCTTTAG CTTTGCCCAGGGTCCGCTCAAAGACGCGCCAAATCTCATCTGTACCCCCCACACGGCCTGGTACAGTGAGCAGGCCTCCCTAGAGATGAGGGAAGCAGCCGCCACGGAGATCCGCCGAGCCATCACAG GTCGCATCCCAGAAAGCTTAAGAAACTGTGTCAACAAGGAATTCTTTGTCACATCAGCTCCTTGGTCAGTAATAGACCAGCAAGCAATTCATCCCGAGCTCAATGGTGCCACATACAG GTATCCGCCGGGCATCGTGGGTGTGGCCCCGGGAGGACTCCCCGCAGCCATGGAAGGGATCATCCCCGGAGGCATCCCGGTGACTCACAACCTCCCCACGGTGGCCCACCCCTCCCAGGCGCCCTCTCCCAACCAGCCCACAAAACACGGGGACAATCGAGAGCACCCCAACGAGCAATAG